The Bacillus spongiae genome segment TTATCTATGAATTTTTAACACCAAGATTTAAAATTGATGATGAAATTGCCAAGGATAATCGAGCAGTTGGATTTATATCATTAGTCATATCCGTTGGCTTATCTTATGTTATAGGAGCAGGAATTTCCTAAGGAGAGAAGAATATGGAAACATTGGCAAAAGTGTTAATTGCATTATGCGGTGTATTTATTGCAGTGGGAATTATTTATCTACTCTTTTTTGTATAGGGTTGAAAGAGTGTTCTTTCAGGCTGTCGACAAAGTCGGCAGCCTTTTTCATGGTTTAAAAAAATAACGGAATAATTAACGATTTTATTTTTATCATTTATATCTTCCGTATAGTTTATTCCATTCCAATGTTGGCTCTACTCAAAATACAAAGTTACATTAATCGATGGAAATATTCACTACATCATCAAGATATTTTGTTTGGATATACCTATTAATCTTTAGTTTTTTTGGAATGAATGACTCATCAGAATTATCATACGTGTAGTTTATTTCATGGCGTGTAGGAATAAATCTAAGTTTAAAAAACGTGTCAAAATCGTACGTAATTTCATCCTCTTCATATTTGTTTCCGTTTTTATCGTAATACGAATATTCCCAATTTGATAATTCCGTCCTAAAGTTATTTTTCTCATTTTCCGGTGTGATTTCAAAATCCAATTGATCATAGGTTCTACTTTCAGAAAACTCCTCAGTTATAATGATTTCTGTTGGATTCCCTACTGTAATCCTTTCAATAGAGATGTTGTTCCCTAAATATTGAAAGCTTTGAGGAAAGCCTTCTGATACATCAATCTCAAATGATTTGAAATGATCTGTAGATGACTGCATTGAGAAAAAATGAACGTTAAGTTCATGTAGTTTATCAAAATAAAGGGGCTCAAAGCTTGCTTGTGCAGTCATTCTATCTCCATTAAAAAGATTTGATGAAATATCCCCGTTAAATTGTGCATTCTTTTTCTTTGACTCAAGTCTATCAAATTGAATACCTTGAATTCTCATGTTTTCTTCACCACTGTGAAGGCTATACTCTAATAGTGTAATGGTTGGAGCAATGGTTAGTTTCTCAAATTTTATTGGAGTGCCGTCAATCTCTACTTCTTGATCTAATTTGTGTTCAATGGAAGAATGTTTTTTTACAGGAATGTTGAAATGCCAGTCCCCACTAGTGTAGTCCATCTCCGCGTATGCTCCTATCCCAATTGAGGAGTCATCAACGACCTTCTGAAGCTGAGTAACCCTCACTTCTAAAGTCTCTTGATCCGAAACAATTGGGGATAAACTAATGGTTCCTTTGTATACCTGTTTATTTTTGTTTTTTTCTTTTTCCCTCAATATATTTATAAAATACTGGTGAATCAGATCACTGTTTGTTAACTTATGTTGATTCTCAATCGTAATACCATCATTATAAGGATTCATCATATATTGATTTTCTCCTGTAGTATCTTCAATTTCATAATAGATAAGTGTCTGAAATTCATCAGCTATGGCGCTTTTAATCGTTACTTTTACCCCATTGCTTTCTTTTTCTAGGTTAAGCCGTTCACCTAAACCACTTTTATAATATTCGCGTAATAGTTCATCTTCTTGTTGTTGCCAGTCTTCCCAAGCATAATATACGCTTGTAAAACCATTTGTAACAAAACCTAGGAAAATCATAAGACAAGCAAAGGAGGAGGCCACAACCATCCATTTTGTCTTTTTCCTTTTTAAATTTTCTTTTCTTCTTTCCGTTTCAGCCACCTTATTTTTAACTTTCTCTATTAAATTATCAGGAATCGTGATGTCATCTGTTTTATTAGATAGAGAAAGGATTGTATCTTGAAAGGCAGACAATTCATGTCGACACCCTTCACACGTATGTAAATGGATTTCTAATTCAACCTTTTCTGGTCTTGGTAAGTTTTTTCCTAAATAATCGATAAATGTTCCTTGAACATTGGTACAGCTTTCTGAGGATTCTTTTTGAAGTAAATGTATTCCTGTAAACAGACGAGATTTTACCGTTTCAATCGAAACTTGAAGAATATGACTGACTTCATCTAGCGTAAAACCAAGTATATAGGCTAGCACAATGTGCTCTTTGTAGTGACTTTCTAGTTTACTTAATGAATGAATGATAGATTGTGAAGGCTCTGAAATGAGCAAGCTATTTTCCAGCCCATCTTTTGAAATACTTTGACATTCCTTTATGAAAATGGAGGCCATCCATGCTTCTAAATAGCGATCTTTTTTTTGACGATGAACCTTATTATGTACGGTTACAATCGCTTGATAAAAAGCTTCTTCCATTTCCTGAGTATTGCTCAAAAAAACGAATCCCGTATTATAAAATAGATGTTTTCGCTGTTCAAACCATGTAATAATTGCGTCCATATTCTTCTTTCTTATGTTTCCTAATAATATAGCATCTGCTTGCTCTACGATCATAATTACTGTCGCTCCTTTTAAAAATATGAAAACGTTGATTATGCATAGAAGGTTTATTCTTGAAAAAGGCCTCTTTTCTTTGGAAATGGTCTGGTAACTTAATTCTACAAGAAAAGGTCTTCCTTTTTCTACGTATTCATCCACAGAAAAGCTTCTTCCATAGTTGACAAGTAATCAATATAGTTTTTGGAAGCTATAAATAGAAAAATAGCCACTTTGATTCAAGAGTAATCAAAATGGCTAATTATCCATAGAAAATTTTTTTACTATTAGAGTATTTATGTCCTTTAAATAGTTAATTTCCTTTAAATAATAGCATGTATTTTAAGTAATAGTAGGCAATTTAATCTATGGAAATATTCACTACGTCATCAAGAAATTCTGAAGTACTATAGCCATAAATAATTATTTCTTCTGGAATAAATTGTTTGTCAGAAGATTTAGGGTATGAATATGTTAAATTGTGAGTTGTTGAAAGAAACCGAAGTTGAGAGAACGTCTCAGAATCGTATGATATTTCATCTTTTTCGTATTTGTTCCCATTTTTATCAAAATAAAATCCTTCCACCTCATGTTCAATGCTAAATCTCCCATCTGCCTCCTGTTCTGGTGGCTTTATATAAAAACCCAACCCATTATACGCTCTGCTTTCAGGTGGTGCATCTGTTAGAACGATTTCTGTTGGATTTCCTACTGTTACCTTGTCAATGGAAATGGTGTTCCCTAAGTATTGAAAGGTTTGTGGGAAGTCCTTTGAAACATCGATAGGGAATGTTTCTGAATGATCTGTATGGGTACCCATTACTAAGAAAGGAATTTTTAGGTCAGTTAGCTCTTCAAAATAAATTGTTTCAAAACTTGCTTGTGAAGAGGTACTATCTCCATTTAAATAGTTTTTTAAATGGTTCCCTTTAAATTGCGCTTTCTTTTTCCTTGATTCAAGGCTTCCAAATGTAAACTCCTTCCTTTTATTGTTTTCGTCAACATCAAAGCTATAGTCTAATAGCGTCACGGTTGGAGCTATAGTAAGTGTATCAAATGTAAATGGGATTCCGTTTATCTCCGTTTCTATATCTAATTCATGTGCAATGGAAGAGTGTTTTTTTACAGGAATGTCAAAACGCCAGTCACCCTGCGTAAATTCACTTTCCTCGTATGTATTCCTCCAAGCTTCAACTGCATTAGAGGATTGTACCACTTTCATAAGTTGAGTAAGTCTTAATTCCAACGTCTCATTGTCGGAAATAATTGGGTATAAACTAATGATTCCGTTGTATACGTTTTTATTTTGGTTTTTTTCTATTTCTTCAAAATGATTAGGGGGAAATATTTTCAATACATTTGTGTTCATTATCTCCTGTTCATTTTCAATCGTAACACCGTCATCATAATGGGGCACCACATATTGATTTTCACCTGTAGTATCCTCAATTTCATAATAGATAAGTGTCTGAAATTCATCAGCTATGGCGCTTTTAATCGTTACTTTTACCCCATTGCTTTCTTTTTCTAGGTTAAGCCGTTCACCTAAACCACTTTTATAATATTCGCGTAATAGTTCATCTTCTTGTTGTTGCCAGTCTTCCCAAGCATAATATACGCTTGTAAAACCATTTGTAACAAAACCTAGGAAAATCAAAAGACAAGCAAAGGAGGAGGCCACAACCATCCATTTTGTCTTTTTCCTTTTCAATTTTTCTTTTCTTCTTTCCGTTTCAGTCACCTTATTTTTAATATTCTCTATTAAACTAGCAGGTATCTGGATATCATCCGTTTTACTAGATAGTGAGAGGATTGTATCTTGAAAGGCAGCTAATTCATGCCTGCACCCCTCACACGTTTGTAAATGAATTTCTAATTCAATCTTTTCTGCTCTAGGTAAGCTTCTTCCTAAATAGTCGATAAATTTTCCATGAACATCTATACAGCTTTTTGGGGATTCTTTTTGAAGTAAGCGTATTCCTGTAAACAAACGGGATTTTAGCGTTTCTATTGACACTTGGAGGATATGAGCGACTTCATCCAGCGTTAAACCAAGTAAATAAGCTAGCACAATCGGCTCTTTAAAATGACTTTCAAGCTTACTTAATGCATGAATGAAGGATTGTGAAGTCTTACTTTCTTCCTCTGAAATTAGCACGCTATTTTCCGACTTTGTAATGCTTTGACATTCCTTTATGAAAATGGAGGTCATCCATGCTTCTAGGTAGTTATCCTTTTTTTGACGATGAACTTGACCATATACGGTTACGATGGATTGATAGAAAGCTTCTTCCACCTCCTGAGTGTTCCTCAAAAAAACGAAGCCCGTTTTATAGAATAGATGTTTTCGCTGATCAAACCATGTAATAATTGCGTCCATATTCTTCTTTCTTATGTTTCCTAATAACATAGCATCTGCTTGCTCTATGATCATAATTACTGTCGCTCCTTTGTAAACTATCAACATTCTCAATCAATCATGCAAAATAGGTGTATTTATTCATTTTCCATGGAAAAGGCTCTTTATTTTACTACAGTTATTCTCATCGATTTAGACGGAATAATATGGTCTATTAATGTAATGTTAATTATTTCAAAATGCTAAAAAATGTACAAGAAATAATTTCATTAACTAGAAGATAATATCAACCAGAGTATATATTTCTAGAAATGTTTAATAAATAAAATGGAAAATTTTTATAAAAAAGTTAATTTAATCTTGAACTATTTTAATAATGTTATATTATGATATATATTGATATGATTACCCTTTTATTATTGTGTATACATTAAATATATTTTCTTTCTTGATATAATGTGGACGCTAATGGAAGAAAGTTAAAAATTATCATAGTAGTAATGCCAAGGTTCTATGTCTTCTAATAAAGGTGTAATCAAAGGTTTTCACAAGTAAAATACAAAGCATATAAAGATATACCATTAATGGTTGATAGGCATCAGGGATTGATTATTCAGGCACCTGCTACCTTCAATATAAGGTGGGTGCTTTTCTTGCCGTTAATGAATTGAATTTATTATGAATGAGGGGGAATAGAGTTGGTTCAACAGGCTTTTAATAATAGAATATCGTTGCCTGCTTTAAAAATGATTTTATCAATGATCATTTTTGGTTCAGTGGGATTTTTCTCTGTACAAACAAATTTACCCTCAATTGAATTGGTATTTGTTCGGTGTATTTTTGCAACCGTCTTTCTAAGTTTATGTTGGCTAATAACGGGACAATACAAACAAGATAAATGGGAAATAAAAGAAGTTATTCAAATCCTAGTGTGTGGCTTTTTCTTAGTGTTTAATTGGGTATTTCTATTTAAATCCTTTGAAAACACTTCTATTACAATTGCGATATCAATTTACCACCTTGCTCCAATTATCGTACTTATAATTGGGAGTATTGTCTTTAAAGAAAAATTGACTATATTCTCTGTCGTGTCTATTATTATCTGTTTCGTAGGGGTTCTATTAATTGCTGGTATAGACAAAGATTTCTCATCCGGTTCATTACTTTCTTCCGGGATGATATGGGGGCTTTTGGCAGCACTATTTTATGCATTCACAACATTGTTTGGAAAAGGAATCAAAAACATGAGTGCTTATGCAGTGACCTTTTTGCAAACATTTTTAGGTATATTTCTTTTGTTACCTTTCATCGATTTTGCTGCATTTGAGGGGTTAACGCAAATAAATTGGACATACATTATTGCAACTGGGTTAATTCACACAGGTATCGTGTATTACCTATTTTTTGATAGTTTACGTGATTTGTCTACAAAATTAATTTCAATATTGGTATTTTTAGATCCAGCTGTTGCCATTTTGTTAGACATTCTCCTAATTGGATTTCGTCCTACTTTCATGCAAGTCACTGGCGTTACATTTATTTTTATCGGTATGGCTATATCCTTAAAAAAATCCAAAGGAGAAACCTCTAAAGTAAAAGAACAACGTATTGAAGAGGATGCTGGTGTATTATAATCATGAAGCAAAACCCCTTTACTTTTCTTGTCCTTCTATCCTGAACAGAATCAGTAAAAACACAGGGGGACAAGTTTCTTCTGTATGTTCTTTCCCTACAACAATGAAAGATTTATGTAAATCTAATGATTTATTTTGGGTTAATCTACTATTGATAGTAAACCATCTTTACGTCTTCTTTTATGTTAGGATCGCTACTTTGTGAGTCTTGCTCTAAGCTTTTTTGACGAAATCTTCAAGGGATTTAGTATCGAAATTATTTGTAAATCCTCACTGAATAGTTGTCTATCACTCTTTTAGTTTTGGGTTCGAGTCTATCTTAGGATATGGAGCATGGAAGATTTTAGCCAATCTTATTGATAGATTAAAGAGTCAATTCCTCAAACATTACTAAATGACTAGCGGTTTTATTTCAGAGAATTTTGAAGTATTTATTGCCGCATTCTGGCCGCCCTTAATATGGAAGGAAGTTCCTTCTTCGTTTTTAAGTTATTTGTCCTACTCATCAATCTAGACAAATAGAAACTCCTTTTGCCAAAGAAATATTTAATGTGCTAATTGGCTTTCGCTACGATTCTTCTTTAATCAATACGGACTCCTCACTAAACATGGCTAAGCATTTCTATTTATTTATTCGTTTATTTTGAAGGGAAAGATAATATTTGGAGGGTTTTTAGGTATATTTTCATAGGCCAAACATAATTGTACAGCTTAATAAGTTATACTATAATTAAAGGAAGAATATAAATATTCAAATTTTTTAAAAATTATAGGGGAGGATTTTGATATGGAAAAAATATGGTTAAAGCATTACCCGGAAGAAATTCCTGAGCATTTGGAATATCGTAATCAACCGGTGCAAGCTTATTTAACAGAAGCGGCAAAAAAATACTCACAAAACAAAGCCATTCATTTTATGGGGAAAGAGCTCACATATGAGTCGGTGCATGAAGCTGCATTAAAATTTGCAAATTATTTAAAGCATTTAGGTGTGGAAAAAGGCGATCGTGTCGCCATCATGCTGCCTAATACTCCTCAATCTGTTATTAGCTATTATGGGATCTTATATGCAGGTGGAATTGTTGTGCAAATGAATCCACTTTATATGGAAAGAGAAATTGAATATCAATTGCAGGACTCTGGAGCAAAAATCATATTAACTTTAGATATATTGTATCCGAGAGTCGCTAAAGTAAAAAATAACACAAATCTTGAACATATTATTGTAACCGCTATCAAGGATTTTCTTCCATTTCCAAAAAACCTTGTGTATCCATTTATCCAAAAGAAACAGTACGGTATTTCTGTTAAGGTAGAGCATGGGGGAAATGTACACTTACTAACTGAAATATTAAAAACAGCGGAAGCAAGAGAATTATCGATTCCATTTGATTTTGAAGAAGACTTAGCTATTTTGTGTTATACAGGTGGCACGACAGGATTTCCAAAGGGAGTTATGCTGACCCATAAAAACTTAATAGCAAATTCATCAATGAGTGATGCTTGGGTTTACAAGTGTAAAAAAGGAGAGGAAAGAATTTTAGGTATTCTGCCTTTCTTTCACGTATTTGGTATGACAGCGGTCATGATTTTATCCGTAATGCAAGGTTATAAAATGATCTTGCTGCCTAAATTTGATGCCGAAACGACATTGAAGACGATTCATAAACAACAACCTACAATGTTTCCTGGAGCTCCGACGGTGTACATTGGTTTATTGAACCACCCTGACATACAAAAATATGATCTATCGTCCATTCACGCATGCATAAGTGGTTCTGCTCCTCTTCCTGTAGAAATTCAGCAACAATTTGAAAAGATAACGGGAGGAAAAGTAGTAGAAGCATATGGATTAACGGAGACCTCTCCTGGAACGCATTGTAATTTTTTATGGGATCATCCGTATGTTAAGGGAAGTATTGGCGTACCTTGGCCGGATACTGAAGCAGCTATTTTTTCAATGGAGACAGGAGAACCATTACCACCTAATGAAATCGGAGAAATCGCCATTAAAGGTCCACAAGTCATGAAGGGATATTGGAATCGTCCGGAGGAAACAGATCAATGCTTACGTGATGGGTGGTTTTTTACTGGGGATCTTGGTTATATGAATGAGGACGGATATTTCTTTATTGTTGATCGTAAAAAAGATATGATTATTGCTGGAGGCTTTAATATTTATCCTCGTGAAATTGAAGAAGTTATTTATGAACACTCTGCTGTGCAAGAAGCAGTCGTTGTCGGAATTCCAGATCCATATCGAGGAGAAACGGTGAAAGCGTATGTCGTATTAAAAGAAAATAGTACAACAACAGAAAAAGAATTAAATGAATTTATGAGAAAACATTTAGCTGCCTATAAGGTACCACGGGTTTATGAATTTAGAAAGGAACTCCCTAAAACAGCCGTTGGGAAAATCCTAAGAAGAGCCCTTGTGGATGAAGAACGTAAAAAAATAGAAGAAGAAAATAAAATAGGGTAAAATGTAGTAACCGGTCGTTTTTTTTAGGGAAAAAGGAGCCAAGCTGTCGAATATTCAGCTTGACAATTAATGAGTAAAATTTTATTATTAAATTATGAATGAACCATCATTCATTATTCACAACAAGGAAGGTGATAGCCTTTTGAAAAAGAATAAGCCAAAATATAAGCAGATTATTGATGCAGCCGTTATTGTTATTGCTGAAAATGGCTATCATCAAGCACAAGTTTCGAAAATTGCCAAACAGGCTGGAGTAGCAGACGGTACAATTTATCTTTATTTTAAAAATAAAGAAGATATTCTCATATCCTTATTTGAAGAGAAAATGGGTCTGTTTGTAGAAAAAACAAAAGAAGTCATTGCAGGAAAACATTCTGCAAAAGAGAAGTTATTAGTAATGATTGAAAATCATTTTAGATTGCTTTCTGAAGATCATCATTTGGCGATTGTCACACAGCTCGAGCTTCGTCAATCAAATAAAGACCTTCGATTAAAAATCAATGCTGTATTAAAAGAATATTTGATGCTAGTAGACGCCGTTTTACGCGAAGGGATAG includes the following:
- a CDS encoding DMT family transporter; translated protein: MILSMIIFGSVGFFSVQTNLPSIELVFVRCIFATVFLSLCWLITGQYKQDKWEIKEVIQILVCGFFLVFNWVFLFKSFENTSITIAISIYHLAPIIVLIIGSIVFKEKLTIFSVVSIIICFVGVLLIAGIDKDFSSGSLLSSGMIWGLLAALFYAFTTLFGKGIKNMSAYAVTFLQTFLGIFLLLPFIDFAAFEGLTQINWTYIIATGLIHTGIVYYLFFDSLRDLSTKLISILVFLDPAVAILLDILLIGFRPTFMQVTGVTFIFIGMAISLKKSKGETSKVKEQRIEEDAGVL
- a CDS encoding long-chain-fatty-acid--CoA ligase, whose product is MEKIWLKHYPEEIPEHLEYRNQPVQAYLTEAAKKYSQNKAIHFMGKELTYESVHEAALKFANYLKHLGVEKGDRVAIMLPNTPQSVISYYGILYAGGIVVQMNPLYMEREIEYQLQDSGAKIILTLDILYPRVAKVKNNTNLEHIIVTAIKDFLPFPKNLVYPFIQKKQYGISVKVEHGGNVHLLTEILKTAEARELSIPFDFEEDLAILCYTGGTTGFPKGVMLTHKNLIANSSMSDAWVYKCKKGEERILGILPFFHVFGMTAVMILSVMQGYKMILLPKFDAETTLKTIHKQQPTMFPGAPTVYIGLLNHPDIQKYDLSSIHACISGSAPLPVEIQQQFEKITGGKVVEAYGLTETSPGTHCNFLWDHPYVKGSIGVPWPDTEAAIFSMETGEPLPPNEIGEIAIKGPQVMKGYWNRPEETDQCLRDGWFFTGDLGYMNEDGYFFIVDRKKDMIIAGGFNIYPREIEEVIYEHSAVQEAVVVGIPDPYRGETVKAYVVLKENSTTTEKELNEFMRKHLAAYKVPRVYEFRKELPKTAVGKILRRALVDEERKKIEEENKIG
- a CDS encoding TetR/AcrR family transcriptional regulator; this encodes MKKNKPKYKQIIDAAVIVIAENGYHQAQVSKIAKQAGVADGTIYLYFKNKEDILISLFEEKMGLFVEKTKEVIAGKHSAKEKLLVMIENHFRLLSEDHHLAIVTQLELRQSNKDLRLKINAVLKEYLMLVDAVLREGIELKEFAEDLDVRMARQMIFGTIDESVTTWVMNEQKYDLIALAPTVHHLITNGCGAKL
- a CDS encoding DUF4179 domain-containing protein, whose amino-acid sequence is MIIEQADAMLLGNIRKKNMDAIITWFDQRKHLFYKTGFVFLRNTQEVEEAFYQSIVTVYGQVHRQKKDNYLEAWMTSIFIKECQSITKSENSVLISEEESKTSQSFIHALSKLESHFKEPIVLAYLLGLTLDEVAHILQVSIETLKSRLFTGIRLLQKESPKSCIDVHGKFIDYLGRSLPRAEKIELEIHLQTCEGCRHELAAFQDTILSLSSKTDDIQIPASLIENIKNKVTETERRKEKLKRKKTKWMVVASSFACLLIFLGFVTNGFTSVYYAWEDWQQQEDELLREYYKSGLGERLNLEKESNGVKVTIKSAIADEFQTLIYYEIEDTTGENQYVVPHYDDGVTIENEQEIMNTNVLKIFPPNHFEEIEKNQNKNVYNGIISLYPIISDNETLELRLTQLMKVVQSSNAVEAWRNTYEESEFTQGDWRFDIPVKKHSSIAHELDIETEINGIPFTFDTLTIAPTVTLLDYSFDVDENNKRKEFTFGSLESRKKKAQFKGNHLKNYLNGDSTSSQASFETIYFEELTDLKIPFLVMGTHTDHSETFPIDVSKDFPQTFQYLGNTISIDKVTVGNPTEIVLTDAPPESRAYNGLGFYIKPPEQEADGRFSIEHEVEGFYFDKNGNKYEKDEISYDSETFSQLRFLSTTHNLTYSYPKSSDKQFIPEEIIIYGYSTSEFLDDVVNISID
- a CDS encoding DUF4179 domain-containing protein, with translation MIVEQADAILLGNIRKKNMDAIITWFEQRKHLFYNTGFVFLSNTQEMEEAFYQAIVTVHNKVHRQKKDRYLEAWMASIFIKECQSISKDGLENSLLISEPSQSIIHSLSKLESHYKEHIVLAYILGFTLDEVSHILQVSIETVKSRLFTGIHLLQKESSESCTNVQGTFIDYLGKNLPRPEKVELEIHLHTCEGCRHELSAFQDTILSLSNKTDDITIPDNLIEKVKNKVAETERRKENLKRKKTKWMVVASSFACLMIFLGFVTNGFTSVYYAWEDWQQQEDELLREYYKSGLGERLNLEKESNGVKVTIKSAIADEFQTLIYYEIEDTTGENQYMMNPYNDGITIENQHKLTNSDLIHQYFINILREKEKNKNKQVYKGTISLSPIVSDQETLEVRVTQLQKVVDDSSIGIGAYAEMDYTSGDWHFNIPVKKHSSIEHKLDQEVEIDGTPIKFEKLTIAPTITLLEYSLHSGEENMRIQGIQFDRLESKKKNAQFNGDISSNLFNGDRMTAQASFEPLYFDKLHELNVHFFSMQSSTDHFKSFEIDVSEGFPQSFQYLGNNISIERITVGNPTEIIITEEFSESRTYDQLDFEITPENEKNNFRTELSNWEYSYYDKNGNKYEEDEITYDFDTFFKLRFIPTRHEINYTYDNSDESFIPKKLKINRYIQTKYLDDVVNISID